One genomic segment of Streptomyces niveus includes these proteins:
- a CDS encoding HAMP domain-containing protein — translation MAARGNSTRAKGGRSRNNGATEVDAAALSRLLTALVAMRDGNFRKRLTVSGDDVMAEIAAVFNEVADRNLHLTGELARVRRMVGREGKLTERLETGACEGSWASAIDASNALVDDLARPVSEVGRVLSAVAEGDLEQRMELRSHFTEGSVGTERPLRGEFLKVARTVNSLVDQLSAFTDEVTRVALEVGTEGKLGGQAKVRGMSGSWKDLTDSVNTMAYRLTAQVRDIALVTTAVAKGDLSRKVTVHVAGEMLQLKNTVNTMVDQLSSFSSEVTRVAREVGTEGELGGQATVPGVAGVWKDLTDSVNTMAGNLTSQVRGIAEVTTAVANGDLSQKVTVSARGEVAQLAETINQMTETLRTFADEVTRVASEVGGSGVLGGQAQVPGAAGTWKDLTDSVNTVFRNLTTQVRDIAQVTTAVANGDLSQKVTVDVAGEMLELKNTVNTMVRQLNSFGSEVTRVAREVGVEGQLGGQAEVPGAAGTWKDLTDSVNTAFRNLTGQVRDIAQVTTAVANGDLSQKVTVDVAGEMLELKNTVNTMVAQLSSFADQVTRMARDVGTEGRLGGQARVDGVSGTWKELTDSVNFMAGNLTDQVRQIAQVTTAVARGDLSQKIDVDARGEILELKNTINTMVDQLSAFAEQVTRVAREVGTDGRLGGQAQVPGVAGVWRDLTDSVNGMAGNLTSQVRNIAQVATAVARGDLSQKIDVDARGEILELKNTLNTMVDQLSNFAEQVTRVAREVGTEGMLGGQAEVQGVSGTWKDLTQSVNFMANNLTSQVRNIAEVTTAVAKGDLSKKITVDAKGEILDLVTTVNTMVDQLSNFADEVTRVAREVGTEGILGGQARVRGVTGIWKDLSDNVNTMANNLTSQVRNISRVSSAVANGDLTKKVTVEARGEVAELADTVNIMVTTLSSFADEVTRVAREVGTEGELGGQARVPGVSGTWKDLTESVNSMASNLTGQVRQIATVTTAIAKGDLTKKIDIDARGEIQELKNTINTMVDQLSSFAEQVTRVAREVGTDGQLGGQARVRDVDGTWRDLTESVNEMAGNLTRQVRAIAAVATAVTRGDLNLKIDVDAAGEIQVLQDNINTMIANLRDTTLANEEQDWLKGNLARISGLMQGRRDLDDVASLIMSELTPVVSAQHGAFFLAMPTGTASELGTGGRDGSYELCMRGSYGYSAGSMPTAFRPGETLIGTAAEEKRTIQVNVPPGYLKISSGLGEASPAYVIVLPVLFEGKVLGVIELASFQPFTQIQRDFLNQIAEMIATSVNTISVNTKTEVLLKQSQELTEQLRERSAELENRQKALQSSNAELEEKAELLARQNRDIEVKNTEIEEARQVLEERAEQLAVSMRYKSEFLANMSHELRTPLNSLLILAKLLADNAEMNLSPKQVEFAETIHGAGSDLLQLINDILDLSKVEAGKMDVSPTRIALVQLVDYVEATFRPLTAEKGLDFSVRVSPELPATLHTDEQRLLQVLRNLLSNAVKFTDTGAVELVIRPAGADVPNAIREQLLEAGSLRDADADLIAFSVTDTGIGIAASKMRVIFEAFKQADGTTSRKYGGTGLGLSISREIARLLGGEIHAASEPGRGSTFTLYLPLHASELPPQGYPQLTPGIEPQRGGGGFPGLSSEQSRPARSGAPSEARTGPAALFRRRRKALGGPEQLNSLSGRPGGPGGPSGGAPGGGNGSAGAANGARPSAGSGADEAWGVDGQDAPEERRTFSFGGEKVLIVDDDIRNVFALTSVLEQYGLSVLYAENGREGIEVLEQHDDVTLVLMDIMMPEMDGYATTTAIRRMPQFAGLPIIALTAKAMKGDREKAIDSGASDYVTKPVDPDHLLSVMEEWMHQK, via the coding sequence ATGGCGGCGCGTGGCAACAGCACGCGCGCGAAGGGCGGACGGTCCCGGAACAACGGGGCCACCGAGGTCGATGCGGCGGCTCTGAGCAGACTGCTGACGGCCCTGGTGGCGATGCGGGACGGTAACTTCCGTAAACGCCTGACCGTCTCCGGTGACGATGTGATGGCGGAGATCGCCGCCGTCTTCAACGAGGTGGCGGACCGGAACCTGCACCTCACGGGCGAGCTGGCCCGCGTACGGCGCATGGTCGGGCGGGAGGGAAAGCTCACCGAGCGGCTGGAGACGGGCGCCTGCGAGGGGTCCTGGGCCAGCGCGATCGACGCGTCCAACGCGCTGGTGGACGATCTGGCGCGCCCCGTGTCCGAGGTCGGGCGGGTGCTGTCGGCGGTCGCCGAGGGCGACCTGGAGCAGCGGATGGAGCTGCGTTCGCACTTCACCGAGGGTTCGGTGGGGACGGAGCGCCCGCTGCGGGGCGAGTTCCTGAAGGTGGCCCGCACCGTCAACAGCCTGGTCGACCAGTTGTCCGCGTTCACCGACGAGGTGACACGCGTGGCGCTGGAGGTCGGTACCGAGGGCAAGCTCGGCGGCCAGGCCAAGGTGCGTGGAATGTCGGGTTCGTGGAAGGATCTCACGGATTCCGTCAACACGATGGCGTACCGGCTCACCGCTCAGGTACGTGACATTGCTCTCGTTACGACGGCCGTCGCCAAGGGCGATCTGTCGCGCAAGGTCACCGTGCATGTGGCCGGCGAGATGCTTCAGCTGAAGAACACCGTGAACACGATGGTGGACCAGCTGTCCTCGTTCTCCTCCGAGGTCACGCGCGTGGCCCGCGAGGTGGGCACCGAGGGTGAACTGGGCGGCCAGGCGACCGTTCCCGGCGTGGCCGGCGTGTGGAAGGACCTCACCGATTCGGTGAACACGATGGCCGGCAACCTGACGAGCCAGGTGCGCGGCATCGCCGAGGTCACCACGGCCGTCGCGAACGGCGATCTCTCCCAGAAGGTGACGGTGAGCGCGCGCGGCGAGGTCGCGCAGCTCGCCGAGACGATCAATCAGATGACCGAGACGCTGCGTACGTTCGCCGACGAGGTGACGCGAGTGGCGAGCGAGGTCGGCGGCTCGGGTGTGCTGGGCGGCCAGGCGCAGGTGCCGGGCGCGGCGGGTACGTGGAAGGACCTGACGGACTCGGTCAACACCGTCTTCCGGAATCTGACCACCCAGGTGCGGGACATCGCCCAGGTGACGACGGCCGTGGCGAACGGTGACCTTTCCCAGAAGGTCACCGTCGATGTCGCGGGCGAGATGCTCGAACTGAAGAACACCGTCAACACGATGGTGCGTCAGCTCAATTCGTTCGGCTCCGAGGTGACGCGAGTCGCCCGTGAGGTGGGCGTGGAGGGCCAGTTGGGCGGCCAGGCTGAGGTGCCGGGCGCGGCGGGTACGTGGAAGGACCTCACCGACTCGGTCAACACCGCGTTCCGCAACCTCACCGGCCAGGTGCGGGACATCGCCCAGGTGACGACGGCGGTCGCGAACGGTGACCTTTCCCAGAAGGTCACCGTCGATGTCGCGGGCGAGATGCTCGAACTGAAGAACACCGTCAACACGATGGTGGCGCAGCTGTCGTCGTTCGCCGACCAGGTGACGCGGATGGCGCGTGACGTGGGTACGGAGGGCAGGCTCGGCGGTCAGGCGCGGGTGGACGGCGTCTCCGGTACCTGGAAGGAACTGACCGACTCCGTCAACTTCATGGCCGGCAACCTGACCGACCAGGTGCGGCAGATCGCCCAGGTGACCACGGCCGTGGCGCGTGGAGACCTGTCGCAGAAGATCGACGTGGACGCGCGCGGCGAGATCCTGGAGCTGAAGAACACCATCAACACGATGGTCGACCAGCTCTCGGCCTTCGCCGAACAGGTCACGCGCGTGGCCCGCGAGGTGGGCACCGACGGCAGGCTCGGCGGCCAGGCGCAGGTGCCCGGCGTCGCGGGTGTCTGGCGCGATCTGACCGACTCCGTGAACGGCATGGCGGGGAACCTGACCTCCCAGGTCCGTAACATCGCGCAGGTCGCCACGGCGGTGGCGCGCGGTGACCTGTCGCAGAAGATCGACGTGGACGCGCGCGGCGAGATCCTGGAGCTGAAGAACACCCTCAACACGATGGTGGACCAGCTCTCGAACTTCGCCGAACAGGTCACCCGGGTCGCCCGCGAGGTCGGTACGGAGGGCATGCTCGGCGGCCAGGCCGAGGTCCAGGGGGTCTCGGGCACCTGGAAGGACCTCACCCAGTCCGTCAACTTCATGGCGAACAACCTGACTTCGCAGGTCCGCAACATCGCCGAGGTCACGACCGCCGTCGCCAAGGGCGATCTCTCCAAGAAGATCACGGTCGACGCCAAGGGCGAGATCCTCGACCTCGTCACCACCGTCAACACGATGGTCGACCAGCTGTCGAACTTCGCCGACGAGGTGACCCGTGTGGCCCGCGAGGTGGGCACGGAGGGCATCCTCGGCGGCCAGGCGCGGGTGCGCGGCGTCACCGGCATCTGGAAGGACCTGAGCGACAACGTCAACACGATGGCCAACAACCTGACCAGTCAGGTGCGGAACATCTCCAGGGTCTCCTCGGCCGTGGCCAACGGCGACCTCACGAAGAAGGTGACGGTCGAGGCGCGCGGCGAGGTCGCCGAGCTGGCCGACACCGTCAACATCATGGTGACGACGCTCTCCTCGTTCGCCGACGAGGTGACGCGAGTCGCCCGCGAGGTGGGCACCGAGGGCGAGCTGGGCGGCCAGGCGCGTGTGCCGGGCGTCTCGGGTACGTGGAAGGACCTCACCGAGTCGGTGAACTCGATGGCGTCCAACCTGACCGGGCAGGTGCGTCAGATCGCCACGGTCACCACGGCCATCGCGAAGGGCGACCTCACCAAGAAGATCGACATCGATGCCCGGGGTGAGATCCAGGAGCTGAAGAACACCATCAACACGATGGTCGATCAGCTCTCGTCGTTCGCCGAGCAGGTCACCCGCGTGGCCCGCGAGGTGGGTACGGACGGGCAGTTGGGCGGCCAGGCCCGGGTCAGGGACGTCGACGGCACGTGGCGCGACCTCACCGAGTCGGTGAACGAGATGGCCGGCAACCTGACCCGTCAGGTGCGGGCGATCGCCGCCGTCGCCACCGCGGTGACCCGCGGCGATCTGAACCTGAAGATCGACGTCGACGCCGCGGGCGAGATCCAGGTCCTCCAGGACAACATCAACACCATGATCGCCAACCTGCGCGACACCACCCTCGCCAACGAGGAGCAGGACTGGCTCAAGGGCAACCTGGCCCGTATCTCGGGTCTGATGCAGGGCCGCCGCGATCTCGACGACGTGGCCTCGCTGATCATGAGCGAGCTGACCCCCGTGGTCTCGGCGCAGCACGGCGCGTTTTTCCTCGCCATGCCGACCGGCACCGCCTCCGAGCTGGGGACGGGCGGGCGCGACGGCTCGTACGAGCTGTGCATGCGCGGCAGTTACGGGTACTCGGCCGGGTCCATGCCGACCGCCTTCCGGCCGGGCGAGACCCTCATCGGTACGGCCGCCGAGGAGAAGCGCACGATCCAGGTCAACGTTCCGCCGGGCTATCTCAAGATCTCCTCGGGGCTGGGCGAGGCCTCACCGGCGTACGTGATCGTGCTGCCGGTGCTGTTCGAGGGCAAGGTCCTCGGTGTGATCGAGCTGGCGTCGTTCCAGCCCTTCACCCAGATCCAGCGGGACTTCCTCAACCAGATCGCGGAAATGATCGCGACGAGCGTCAACACCATCAGCGTCAACACCAAGACCGAGGTGCTGCTCAAGCAGTCGCAGGAGTTGACGGAGCAGCTGCGGGAGCGCTCGGCGGAGCTGGAGAACCGGCAGAAGGCGCTCCAGTCCTCCAACGCGGAGCTGGAGGAGAAGGCGGAGCTGCTGGCCCGTCAGAACCGCGACATCGAGGTGAAGAACACCGAGATCGAAGAGGCGCGGCAGGTGCTGGAGGAGCGGGCCGAACAGCTCGCCGTGTCGATGCGCTACAAGTCCGAGTTCCTGGCGAACATGTCGCATGAGCTGCGTACGCCGCTGAACTCGCTGCTCATCCTGGCGAAGCTGCTCGCGGACAACGCGGAGATGAACCTCTCACCGAAGCAGGTGGAGTTCGCCGAGACGATCCACGGCGCGGGCTCGGACCTGCTCCAGCTGATCAACGACATCCTCGATCTGTCGAAGGTCGAGGCGGGCAAGATGGACGTCAGTCCGACGCGGATCGCGCTGGTGCAGCTCGTCGACTACGTCGAGGCGACGTTCCGGCCGCTGACGGCGGAGAAGGGGCTCGACTTCTCCGTACGCGTCTCCCCGGAGCTGCCGGCGACGCTGCACACCGACGAGCAGCGCCTGCTCCAGGTGCTGCGCAACCTGCTTTCCAACGCGGTGAAGTTCACCGACACGGGCGCCGTGGAGCTGGTGATCCGGCCCGCCGGGGCGGATGTGCCCAACGCGATCAGGGAGCAGCTGCTGGAGGCCGGTTCGCTGCGTGACGCGGACGCCGATCTGATCGCCTTCTCGGTCACCGACACCGGTATCGGGATCGCGGCGAGCAAGATGCGGGTGATCTTCGAGGCGTTCAAGCAGGCGGACGGCACGACGAGCCGTAAGTACGGAGGTACGGGTCTGGGCCTGTCCATCAGCCGGGAGATCGCTCGGCTGCTCGGCGGCGAGATCCACGCGGCGAGCGAGCCGGGCCGCGGCTCGACGTTCACGCTGTATCTGCCGCTGCACGCCAGTGAACTGCCCCCGCAGGGCTACCCGCAGCTGACTCCGGGCATCGAGCCGCAGCGCGGTGGCGGTGGCTTCCCGGGTCTGTCGTCGGAGCAGTCGCGGCCGGCCCGGTCCGGCGCGCCCTCGGAGGCCCGTACGGGGCCCGCCGCGCTGTTCCGGCGTCGCCGCAAGGCCCTGGGCGGTCCGGAGCAGTTGAACTCGCTGTCGGGGCGGCCTGGAGGCCCGGGCGGCCCGTCCGGCGGTGCGCCGGGCGGCGGGAACGGTTCGGCGGGCGCGGCCAACGGCGCGCGGCCGTCGGCCGGTTCGGGTGCCGACGAGGCGTGGGGAGTCGACGGACAGGACGCGCCGGAGGAGCGGCGTACGTTCTCGTTCGGCGGCGAGAAGGTGCTGATCGTGGACGACGACATCCGTAATGTCTTCGCGCTGACCAGCGTGCTCGAACAGTACGGTCTGTCGGTGCTGTACGCCGAGAACGGCCGTGAGGGCATCGAGGTGTTGGAGCAGCACGACGATGTCACGCTGGTGCTGATGGACATCATGATGCCCGAGATGGACGGGTACGCGACGACGACGGCGATCCGCAGGATGCCGCAGTTCGCCGGGTTGCCGATCATCGCGCTCACCGCGAAGGCGATGAAGGGCGACCGTGAGAAGGCCATCGACTCCGGTGCTTCTGACTATGTGACAAAGCCGGTCGATCCTGATCATCTTCTGTCAGTGATGGAAGAGTGGATGCACCAGAAGTGA
- a CDS encoding SpoIIE family protein phosphatase has translation MAEPGVETRTRSSVITARAAASFDPVGRSVATARAFVRDTLQGWGYADVVDDAVVLTSELVTNAVIHAGTSADVLCLRTGDGVRVEVSDRYPEREIPMQGTGLSLGSPDRENGRGLLLCAALASRWGVDYTPTHKQVWFQLDLPDRPVGARSAGPVIPNALLPVTDERVRVAVVQIDRTGAVSTWNEDAEHLFGYPADQVVGKPLTDFAAWPHTPGIGTGIVEALLLSRWEGSYGIRNSDGRVIPVYASHLRVRDTNGEPSTVCLLVRDDERAVIQTPQRVPVTEAGAESRTVDPFEVFIGSPAPEDLDGLLQRTVERARDMLEGDSAFLLLATDDETELEVRATTGLPSARQRFARVPVEAGTGRYGSARMPAVHEDLAIVPGAVPLLNGTGMRSVVTVPLKVEGRLTGSLGVAAESAGRYSNEEALRLQFAADRIALAVESARLGELERLRRGSLSFLVEASDLLAGTLDRDQTLALMAQMTVPTLATWCAVYTIADQASDPYLSYVLHEDEERIDGLKALLSKIDPPDPVPTPGARVWTGPADAAHQAALRTSMRELGGASTPVSSGIGTTLATAAAVGGETVVLPLVARNRVIGMLTLGKPSDDHFRQEILELAEDLSRRAALALDNARLYSERMAISQSLQRSLLPPELPQVPNVEVEVIYRAAGEGNEVGGDFYDLFPIRDGAYGFAIGDVCGTGPEAAAVTGLARHALRLLAREGFSGPAVLERLNAAILDEGARSRFLTLLYGELWPQEDGSAVLKVVCAGHPLPLRLRQDGSVEAAADPQPLLGVMDDLELYEQMVTLEPGDVLLCVTDGVTERREGTRMLGDDGLVDVLTGCTGLTAGAVASRVLRAVERFAAEPASDDMAILAMRVPEPQKN, from the coding sequence ATGGCAGAGCCGGGCGTCGAGACGCGTACGAGGAGTTCTGTGATCACCGCGCGGGCGGCTGCCAGTTTCGACCCTGTGGGGCGGTCCGTCGCGACCGCCCGCGCCTTTGTCCGGGACACGCTCCAGGGGTGGGGGTACGCGGACGTCGTCGACGACGCCGTCGTTCTCACCAGCGAACTCGTCACCAACGCCGTCATCCACGCCGGCACGTCGGCGGACGTGCTCTGTCTCCGTACGGGGGACGGCGTACGGGTCGAGGTCTCCGACCGCTACCCCGAACGCGAGATCCCGATGCAGGGCACGGGACTGTCGCTCGGCAGCCCCGACCGGGAGAACGGCCGGGGACTGCTCCTCTGCGCGGCACTCGCGTCCCGCTGGGGCGTCGACTACACACCGACGCACAAACAGGTCTGGTTCCAGCTCGATCTGCCCGACCGCCCCGTGGGCGCCCGCTCCGCCGGCCCCGTCATCCCGAACGCGCTCCTCCCCGTCACCGACGAACGGGTCAGGGTCGCCGTCGTCCAGATCGACAGAACCGGCGCCGTGTCAACCTGGAACGAGGACGCGGAACACCTCTTCGGTTACCCGGCCGACCAGGTCGTCGGCAAACCGCTCACCGACTTCGCCGCCTGGCCGCACACTCCGGGCATCGGCACCGGCATCGTCGAGGCACTGCTTCTCTCGCGCTGGGAAGGCAGTTACGGCATCCGGAACAGCGACGGCCGGGTCATCCCCGTCTACGCCTCCCACCTCCGGGTGCGCGACACCAACGGCGAGCCGTCCACCGTCTGCCTCCTCGTACGCGACGACGAACGCGCCGTCATCCAGACCCCGCAGCGCGTCCCCGTGACCGAGGCGGGCGCCGAGAGCCGCACCGTGGACCCCTTCGAGGTCTTCATCGGCTCCCCGGCCCCGGAAGACCTGGACGGGCTGCTCCAGCGCACCGTGGAGCGCGCCCGCGACATGCTCGAAGGTGACTCCGCCTTCCTGCTGCTCGCCACCGACGACGAGACGGAGCTGGAGGTACGGGCCACCACGGGCCTCCCCTCGGCACGGCAGCGCTTCGCCCGCGTCCCGGTGGAAGCCGGCACGGGACGGTACGGCTCCGCGCGGATGCCCGCCGTCCACGAGGACCTGGCCATCGTCCCCGGTGCCGTACCGCTCCTCAACGGCACCGGCATGCGCTCCGTCGTCACCGTCCCGCTCAAGGTCGAAGGCCGGCTCACGGGCTCACTGGGCGTCGCCGCCGAATCGGCCGGCAGGTACTCCAACGAGGAGGCGCTGCGCCTGCAGTTCGCCGCCGACCGCATCGCGCTGGCCGTCGAATCGGCCCGTCTCGGCGAGCTCGAACGTCTCCGCCGCGGCTCGCTCTCCTTCCTCGTCGAGGCGTCGGACCTGCTGGCCGGAACCCTCGACCGCGACCAGACGCTCGCGCTGATGGCGCAGATGACGGTGCCCACCCTCGCGACCTGGTGCGCCGTCTACACCATCGCCGACCAGGCGTCGGATCCGTACCTCTCCTACGTGCTGCACGAGGACGAGGAGCGCATCGACGGTCTCAAAGCCCTGCTTTCCAAGATCGATCCGCCGGACCCGGTACCGACTCCGGGCGCCCGTGTCTGGACCGGCCCGGCCGACGCCGCACACCAGGCCGCGCTCCGTACGTCCATGAGGGAGCTGGGAGGGGCGTCAACGCCTGTCTCCTCGGGAATCGGCACAACACTGGCGACAGCCGCCGCAGTTGGCGGAGAGACCGTCGTACTGCCTCTCGTCGCGCGGAACCGCGTGATCGGGATGCTGACCCTCGGCAAGCCGTCGGACGACCACTTCCGCCAGGAAATCCTGGAACTGGCCGAGGACTTGTCACGCCGGGCGGCACTCGCCCTCGACAACGCCCGCCTGTACTCGGAGCGCATGGCCATCAGCCAGTCCCTCCAACGCAGCCTGCTGCCGCCGGAATTGCCCCAGGTGCCCAACGTCGAGGTCGAGGTCATCTACCGCGCGGCGGGCGAGGGCAACGAGGTGGGCGGCGACTTCTACGACCTCTTCCCGATCCGTGACGGCGCGTACGGCTTCGCCATCGGCGACGTCTGCGGTACGGGCCCGGAGGCCGCGGCGGTGACCGGCCTCGCCCGGCACGCGCTCCGGCTCCTCGCCCGCGAGGGGTTCAGCGGCCCGGCGGTCCTGGAGCGCCTGAACGCCGCGATCCTCGACGAGGGCGCCCGCAGCCGCTTCCTCACGCTGCTGTACGGGGAGTTGTGGCCTCAGGAGGACGGCAGCGCCGTCCTCAAGGTCGTGTGTGCCGGGCACCCGCTTCCGTTGCGTCTGCGCCAGGACGGCAGCGTGGAGGCGGCCGCGGACCCGCAGCCGCTGCTCGGGGTCATGGACGACCTGGAGCTGTACGAGCAGATGGTCACCCTCGAACCGGGCGACGTCCTGCTCTGCGTGACCGACGGCGTCACCGAACGCCGCGAGGGCACCCGGATGCTGGGCGACGACGGCCTCGTCGACGTACTGACGGGTTGTACGGGCCTCACGGCCGGTGCGGTCGCCTCGCGCGTGCTGCGCGCGGTGGAGAGGTTCGCGGCGGAGCCGGCGTCGGACGACATGGCGATCCTGGCGATGCGCGTACCGGAGCCGCAGAAGAACTGA